In the Epinephelus lanceolatus isolate andai-2023 chromosome 6, ASM4190304v1, whole genome shotgun sequence genome, one interval contains:
- the LOC117253532 gene encoding leucine-rich repeat-containing protein 24-like produces MAVFLVLLLSVLLLSLHTPCRASPSCPVSCRCYSLTVECGSTGLRDIPKHVPPSTQTIFLQDNVIGQIRRQDLTMLRHLHYLYLQNNTISAVEPGSFQHQGQLLELALNGNRVHLVTADMFQGLEHLRILYLAGNDITRLQDYTFRGLQRLQELHLQHNSIEMLADQALVGLTSLALLDLSRNNLHTIGPASLRPLVSLQVLRITDNPWRCDCALHWLRSWIDEEGQRLLSSAERRLVCTEPPRLSHLSLVEVPLNSLVCIPPLVQLEPRRLAVRLGESLRVSCHASGYPRPQVTWRKASQGKVVLSPRGLVQELGAAGGGVGGAEEPSGEGRVSLQKNEGERFDPDTGSGMLFLSNVTVAHAGFYECEAWNAGGVARVTFQLAINSSTSSSSSSSSIWASWSQVSSPYSPAWPRLRSHGPAMGSDVSREPLYALGSMAFSALGAATQTAIAVGISLLALTALLLVAMIYSRHHQREKEADGAEKEESILYVNDYSDGPTTFAQLEEYRDERGHEMYVLNRAKPVLPPAPPTAVSTTNLGCPAPSDTSSHTLSSGPGQTMSPTLAPNKKQQQQQEGDIRTMRRMAGEGGEAEPVITSEAEGMFLNHTGLFMDSQIAYEIHC; encoded by the exons atggctgtgtttttggTGCTTCTTCTCTCCGTGCTCCTCCTGTCCCTCCACACTCCTTGTCGAGCATCTCCTTCCTGCCCTGTGAGCTGTCGCTGCTACAGCCTCACCGTGGAGTGTGGCTCCACCGGCCTGAGGGACATCCCCAAACACGTTCCTCCATCCACACAG ACTATCTTCCTCCAGGACAACGTGATTGGTCAGATTCGTCGACAGGACCTCACTATGCTGAGGCACCTGCACTACTTGTATctgcag AACAACACAATCTCAGCAGTGGAGCCTGGATCTTTCCAGCACCAGGGACAGTTGCTGGAGCTGGCTCTGAACGGGAACCGGGTCCACCTGGTGACAGCTGACATGTTTCAGGGACTCGAACATCTCCGCATTCTTTACCTGGCGGGAAATGACATCACACGCCTGCAGGACTACACCTTCCGTGGCTTACAG cgtCTGCAGGAGCTCCATCTGCAGCACAACAGTATAGAGATGTTAGCAGACCAGGCTCTAGTTGGTTTGACTTCTCTGGCTCTGCTGGACTTGAGCAGGAATAATCTTCACACCATCGGCCCTGCATCCCTGCGACCTCTGGTCAGCCTGCAGGTGCTGCGCATCACAG aCAACCCATGGCGCTGTGACTGTGCTCTCCACTGGCTGAGGAGCTGGATTGACGAGGAAGGCCAGCGTCTGCTCAGCTCTGCAGAGCGTCGACTGGTCTGTACCGAGCCGCCGCGTCTCTCCCACCTCAGCCTGGTGGAGGTACCCCTCAACAGCTTGGTGTGTATCCCTCCACTGGTGCAGCTAGAGCCCAGGAGGCTGGCTGTGCGCCTGGGAGAGAGCCTCAGGGTGTCCTGCCACGCCTCTGGTTACCCTCGGCCACAG GTGACCTGGAGGAAGGCGTCCCAGGGCAAAGTGGTGCTCTCTCCCAGAGGCTTGGTTCAGGAGCTAGGTGCTGCAGGAGGTGGAGTGGGTGGAGCAGAGGAGCCGTCAGGGGAAGGCAGAGTCAGTCTGCAGAAGAATGAGGGCGAGCGCTTTGACCCCGACACCGGCAGTGGCATGCTGTTCCTCAGTAATGTGACTGTGGCTCACGCAGGTTTCTATGAGTGCGAAGCCTGGAACGCAGGCGGCGTGGCCAGGGTGACCTTTCAGCTTGCCATCAACTCAtccacttcctcttcctcatcttcctcctccatctGGGCCTCGTGGTCCCAAGTGTCCTCGCCATACTCGCCTGCTTGGCCCAGGCTGAGGAGCCATGGTCCTGCTATGGGCTCAGATGTGAGCCGGGAGCCCCTGTACGCTCTGGGCAGCATGGCCTTCAGCGCTCTGGGAGCTGCCACTCAGACTGCCATCGCTGTGGGCATCTCCCTGCTGGCTCTGACCGCTCTGCTGCTGGTCGCCATGATCTACAGCCGACATCATCAACGAGAGAAGGAAGCGGATGGAGCTGAGAag GAGGAGAGCATCCTGTACGTGAATGACTACTCTGACGGCCCCACTACCTTTGCCCAGCTGGAGGAGTACCGTGATGAGCGTGGCCATGAGATGTACGTCCTCAACAGGGCCAAGCCTGTGCTGCCTCCGGCTCCACCCACAGCTGTCTCCACCACTAACCTGGGTTGCCCTGCTCCATCTGACACCTCCAGCCACACCCTCTCCTCGGGGCCGGGCCAGACCATGAGTCCCACTCTGGCCCCCAACaaaaagcagcaacagc